Proteins co-encoded in one Octopus bimaculoides isolate UCB-OBI-ISO-001 chromosome 7, ASM119413v2, whole genome shotgun sequence genomic window:
- the LOC106872241 gene encoding BRISC and BRCA1-A complex member 1, with protein sequence MDNSEDHDMKNSERNEQNEMKLQAQLVASVLPEYDIIELPGRSTTASSPSSAMSGSCTSATSLNSSSSASSLIANLREVDTTMKLGCRPTSAASNLMSTNFPADLRRTQYDQTDSEHVAIPKICAGVNCPEKLVLCLDLSSEMERMKFLSRAGDRFSTLQLVKRTIGLFVQSKHRLDNHHRFAFVTLHDTATWYHSFTNDPREIANLLENLDETYKCSNLDVGSVLKTILRNCELPIMEDPTLPPPYIVRIILIFGRSQSKLDICEEVQKLLLLSPFLFVDVFYVHEPPSEDNCCEQIFDQLCSLDVKGQSYIFEVSKNLTKLYDSMAQLLAHPLQRPLQRDSSHRIRANMEEG encoded by the exons ATGGATAATAGTGAAGACCACGACATGAAAAATTCCGAgagaaatgaacaaaatgaaatgaaactgcaGGCCCAATTGGTGGCAAGTGTGCTGCCTGAATACGATATTATTGAGTTGCCAGGACGGTCGACCACGGCTTCGAGTCCATCTTCTGCGATGTCTGGTTCCTGTACCTCTGCTACTTCGCTCAATTCCAGTTCATCGGCGTCGTCATTAATTGCTAATCTACGAGAGGTGGACACTACCATGAAACTCGGATGTCGACCTACATCCGCTGCAAGCAATTTGATGTCTACTAACTTCCCTGCTGACCTTCGACGGACACAGTACGACCAAACAGACTCGGAACATGTGGCCATCCCGAAAATATGCGCCGGTGTTAACTGTCCCGAGAAACTT GTATTGTGTTTGGATCTCAGTTCAGAAATGGAACGGATGAAATTTCTTTCAAGAGCTGG agATCGCTTTTCTACTCTTCAACTGGTCAAAAGAACAATTGGTTTATTTGTCCAAAGTAAACACAGACTAGACAACCATCATCGGTTTGCTTTTGTCACACTCCATGATACTGCCACCTGG TACCACAGTTTTACTAATGACCCCAGGGAAATTGCAAATTTGTTGGAAAATTTGGATGAAACTTACAAGTGTTCAAATCTTGATGTTGGGTCCGTGCTGAAGACTAT CCTTCGCAACTGTGAACTTCCCATCATGGAGGACCCTACTTTGCCCCCTCCTTATATTGTAAGGATCATCCTTATCTTTGGCCGATCCCAGAGTAAACTGGATATCTGTGAAGAG GTCCAGAAATTGCTCCTGCTCTCACCTTTCCTGTTTGTTGATGTCTTCTATGTACACGAACCTCCATCAGAAGACAATTGTTGTGAG cAAATCTTTGACCAACTTTGTTCGCTTGATGTCAAAGGCCAGTCCTACATTTTTGAAGTGTCAAAGAATTTGACTAAATTATACGACAGTATGGCCCAGCTGTTGGCTCACCCGTTACAGAGACCTTTGCAGAGAGATTCCTCACATCGGATCAGAGCCAATATGGAGGAAGGGTGA